The following are from one region of the Salvelinus alpinus chromosome 16, SLU_Salpinus.1, whole genome shotgun sequence genome:
- the LOC139540803 gene encoding ATP synthase mitochondrial F1 complex assembly factor 1-like: protein MCDNDEGNMAAAMVQMSCLYRGMLAVRATGIRPLIPGLVPSHFRAFSVKKEKEPELEDNPYYNKYQEKIKKLRNAKPQEFNARFEKRIEIKREPLGHSKQAEFVKVMEQELEKRDKQADGSGRFTKDKTLGSILNLDLIRDNSGEEIAELWGQYYATKDTISAVIPAHIFEVIFNRAKSNPAFLYALPQKEGYEFFLGQWSDHELHFTSLINVQTMGEHAPSQLILYHYSDLQKDKGVVLMTAEMDPKFMTVHLAQCLANQVQLFYGTQRQETFRLVETFNHKPADFKHMAVIAELEQSGINPALTSGN from the exons ATGTGCGACAACGACGAAGGAAATATGGCGGCGGCCATGGTGCAAATGTCTTGTTTGTACCGTGGGATGCTAGCGGTCAGGGCAACTGGAATACGACCGCTCATCCCAGGTCTGGTGCCGTCGCATTTTAGAGCATTTTCTgtgaagaaagagaaagagccgGAACTGGAAGACAATCcatattataataaatatcaggaAAAGATAAAGAAACTACGAAA tGCCAAACCTCAGGAGTTCAATGCTCGGTTCGAGAAGCGAATTGAAATCAAGAGGGAGCCTCTTGGACACTCTAAACAAGCAGAGTTTGTCAAAGTCATGGAGCAGGAG TTGGAGAAGCGTGACAAGCAGGCTGATGGTTCAGGCAGATTCACTAAAGACAAG ACCCTAGGATCTATCCTCAACTTGGACTTGATCCGGGATAATTCAGGAGAAGAAATTGCAGAG CTGTGGGGGCAGTATTATGCCACAAAAGACACCATCAGTGCTGTCATACCA GCTCACATTTTTGAAGTAATTTTCAACCGAGCTAAGTCGAACCCCGCG TTCCTGTATGCGTTACCCCAGAAGGAGGGCTATGAGTTCTTCCTGGGCCAGTGGTCGGACCACGAGCTCCATTTCACCTCCCTCATCAATGTCCAG ACCATGGGAGAGCACGCCCCCAGTCAGTTGATCCTCTACCACTACTCAGACTTGCAGAAGGATAAGGGTGTAGTGCTGATGACTGCTGAGATGGATCCTAAGTTTATG ACCGTACATCTGGCTCAGTGCTTGGCCAATCAGGTGCAGCTGTTCTACGGAACCCAGCGGCAGGAGACCTTCCGATTGGTGGAGACCTTTAACCACAAACCAGCCGACTTCAAACACATGGCAGTGATCGCTGAGTTGGAACAGAGCGGCATCAATCCTGCACTCACCTCTGGAAACTAG
- the LOC139540804 gene encoding ras-related protein Rab-3B-like gives MAKADQRFGQRDGSDQNFDYMFKLLIIGNSSVGKTSFLFRYADDSFSNSFVSTVGIDFKVKTVYRNEKRVKLQIWDTAGQERYRTITTAYYRGAMGFILMYDICNEESFNAVQDWATQIKTYSWDNAQVIMVGNKCDMDEERVVPAEKGKHLADQLGFEYYEASAKENINVRQVFERLVDIICVKMSERVDVEPPMAPSIKTTRLTDKPPQLPQKCTCA, from the exons ATGGCGAAGGCAGACCAGCGCTTTGGGCAGAGAGATGGCTCCGACCAGAACTTTGACTACATGTTCAAGCTCCTCATCATTGGCAACAGCAGCGTGGGCAAGACCAGCTTTCTGTTCCGATACGCCGACGACTCGTTCAGCAACTCTTTCGTCAGCACGGTGGGCATCGACTTCAAAGTGAAGACCGTCTACAGGAACGAAAAGAGGGTCAAGCTCCAGATATGG GATACAGCAGGACAGGAGAGGTACAGGACTATCACCACCGCCTACTACCGTGGAGCCATGGGCTTCATCCTCATGTACGACATCTGCAACGAAGAGTCCTTCAACGCTGTACAGGACTG ggctaCCCAGATAAAAACCTACTCGTGGGATAACGCTCAGGTCATCATGGTGGGTAACAAGTGTGACATGGACGAGGAGAGGGTAGTGCCCGCAGAGAAGGGCAAGCACTTGGCTGACCAATTAG GGTTCGAGTACTACGAGGCCAGCGCCAAGGAGAACATTAACGTCCGCCAGGTGTTTGAGCGGCTGGTCGACATCATCTGCGTCAAGATGTCCGAACGAGTGGACGTGGAGCCGCCCATGGCCCCCAGCATCAAGACCACAAGGCTCACCGACAAGCCCCCCCAGCTACCTCAGAAGTGCACCTGTGCCTGA